AGCTCGACCGGCAGCAAGCGGTGCTGTGGCCGGAATTCTCGTGGGAGTCCGATCCGGGGCATCCGGAATCGAGGTGCTACCAGATGTTCGCGCCCGACATCTCGAGGATCGGCTACGACGATGAGGGGCGTGTGTGGTCGATCATCTGCCCGCAGCAGGGCGTCTCGACAGCCTCGCTCGGCACCCTGAACGTCGAGGTCTCGGTGACCGGGCAGCGCGGCTGGGTGGACGAGCCGGCCAGATCGCTCGCCGCCGACATGACGGTGACGGGGCAGATCTGGTTCAGTCCGAGCGCCAAGGAGAACAGCCTCGTCAAGTGGCTGTGGAACGAGTTCGTCGCGGCAGACCACCCGTTCCCGCACGACAAGGCCCACGCCATCCAGGTCAGCACCTTCGATCCCGGCCATCCTGAGCAGCCGATCTTCCCCCTTCGCGAGGGCGAGAGCACCGACTTCCGCATCCCCGAGTTCGCTCGGCATCCCGACGTCGCCTGGAACGTCGCCAACTTGGGTGTCGAGATCGGACCGATCGCCTCGACCGGCGATCCGGACGCCGACGACTTCAACCAGCTCGTCATGGACCTCTTCAATCTCTACTCCGGCAATCTGCTCACCCCGGGCAACACCCTGAGCTGGAACGTCTGGTTCACGGAGCCCGCACTCGTGAACCGGCACGAGTGGGCCACCCACGCCGAGGTCTGGCGCAAGTCGATCGACGCCGACCACGGCAGTCCGGATGGGCCCGGCACCACCGCCCGATACTTCGACGGAACGCCGTACGAACCGATCGAAGGCGGGGTCGAACGCGAGGTCGAGGCGATCCTCGAGTTCATCAAGTCCCACCTCTGACCGAACCCGCGCTGCGAAGCGCACGCGACCTCTGGCACTGCTCACGATCATCTGCGAGCATGCACGGCATCAGGGATGCCACGCTCGAGGAGGCTCCGATGCCCAGGGAGATCATCACCACGCCGGATGCCCCCGGCTCGCCGCTCTACAGTCAGGCAGTACGAGCGGGCGGTCATGTCTACGTCTCCGGCACCGTGGGCATAGACATGGTGACGGGTACGCTCGCCGGCGACACCATCCAAGAGCAGACACGGCAGGCTCTGGCCAACTGCGAGACGATCCTGAAGCGAGCCGGGGCAGGTCTCGAGGACGTCGTCGAGATCGGCATCCTTCTCGCAAGACCGGATGACTTCGCGGGGCTCAACGAGGAGTATGCGCGCTGGTTCCCCTCGGACTCACCCGCGCGGTATGTCGCGAAGCTGGGTGTCGAGCTCCCGGGCATCCTCGTGTCCATCCGCGCAACCGCCGTGACGGCATAGCCCCGAACGCTGATGGGTCGACCGACGCTGTTCCTCACCGTGGGACTGCCGGGGACCGGGAAGACCACGGAAGCACGGCGCATCGAGATCGAGAACAGGGCACTCCGGCTCACGAAGGACGAGTGGATGAAGGCGCTGTACGGCCTCGCCAACCCCCCGGCCGCTTCGGATGTGATCGAGGGGCGGCTCATCGAGATCGGTCTGCGTGTGCTGGAGTTGGGCGTGGATGTCGTCATCGACTTCGGACTCTGGGGGCGAGACG
This genomic interval from Microbacterium sp. 4R-513 contains the following:
- a CDS encoding RidA family protein, with protein sequence MPREIITTPDAPGSPLYSQAVRAGGHVYVSGTVGIDMVTGTLAGDTIQEQTRQALANCETILKRAGAGLEDVVEIGILLARPDDFAGLNEEYARWFPSDSPARYVAKLGVELPGILVSIRATAVTA